The Desulfococcus multivorans DNA window TATGAACTGAACACCATCGCCTATTGGATCGCCGAGAAAGGGGCCCACTCGCTCAGGCTCAAGGCCCATATCAATCAGATTGCCCAGGTGGCCGTGGATCTCTCCATGAAACGGGGCCGTTCTTCCCTGACTCTCCTCAAGGCTGAAAAACGTAACCCCGGCACGGTGAACACGCCCAGATATTACTGGACCGACGGCACGCAGATCCGCTTTGAGGACCAGAAGCGGGCCTCAGGTCCCATTGACATCGGGCAGCGACTCAAAGCGCTTCGTACCCGTCAGGGAATTTCCCAGACCGAACTCGCCAGATCGGTCGGGGTAACGCCCAGCACCATCTCCCAAATCGAGAGCAATCTGATCTACCCGTCCCTGCCGGCCCTGTTCAAGATCGCCGACACGCTCTCCATCAAGATCTCGGCGTTTTTTCAGGAAAAGGCCCGTCAGAACGACCCTGTGGTCTTTTCGGTAACAGGCGGCGTCAATATCCGATTCCCGAACCTGCCCAAAGAAAGCATTCAGGGAAAACTCCTGACCCCCATCGGATCGACTCCGCGCGTCGAGACGTCGGTAATCGAAATCCCGGAACACACGGTCCTTCCTGCTCATTTTTACATGCACAAGGGGGAGGAGTTCGGTTACGTGACGGCAGGGCGACTCCAAATGGAAATCAAACAGGTCGCTTACGACCTGTCGGCAGGCGATATCATCTACCTTACCGCCGAGGTACCCAGTCAGTGGAAAAATCCCGGACCGGGGCCGGCTCGTCTCCTCTGGCTGAAAATCAGATAGTCTCCAGGGCCGGCCCATGAAAGCCGAAAGTCGAGTCATCACATCAGGTTTTCAGGCCGGGATCTTGCCACCCCCTTTTTTTTCAGATATATTGAACGCATGAAATCCGACACACGCCAATCCCACGACGAGTATGTGAAGGCCCTCACCGACATCAGTCGGGCCATTACATCGGATCTGTTTCTGGAGGATCTGCTCAAGCTCATCGTCATGGTCACCGCCAACGTCACCGGCGTGGCCATCTGCTCCCTGTGGCTCATCGAGGAGATTGACGGCCGTCCGAAAATCCGGCTGAAAGCGACGCAGGCCATCGCTCCGGAATACGTCAAAGACCGGTCCCTCAATCTGACCGAAGGGGTCGTGGGCTATGTTGCCACCACCAAGCGACCGCTGATCATCAAAAACGTTCTGAAAAGCAAACGGTTCAAGGAAAAAGAGATGGCCAGGAAGCTCGGGCTCATCTCCATGCTGAGCGTTCCCCTAGAGGTCAAGGAGGAGAAAGTGATCGGCGTCCTGAACTGCTTTACATCCGAACCGCACGATTTTTCAGAGACCGAGGTCAACCTCATCACCGCCGTATCGAACCAGGCGGCCCTTGCCATTCTGAACGCCGAACTGGTGGTCAAGACCAAGGTCATCCAGGAGGAGTTGGAGACCCGAAAGATTATCGACCGCGCCAAGGAGATCATTATGCATCGTCGCGGCATGAAGGGCGACGAGGCCTATCGATGGATTCAGAAAAAAAGCATGGACAGCCGGAAATCCATGCGGCAGGTGGCCGATGCCATTCTGCTCTCGGAAGAGTTCTACCACACCTGAACCGCGGCCATCGGGACTTCAATGCTCCGGTGGGAGCGGGGCGCGCCCGCGAAATTTCTCTTCAGTCTTCAGTTTTTTCCGGCCGGCATCACGAAAATCAAAATTGCGACACCCTGTTTTTTTCCGCCCCAATAATTTTTGCTTGACATCCCTTTTCAGTAAAACTAAAATATTTACTCAAAATTAAGTGTTCTTTCGTTGCCGTACAATGGCGTTCGGCGAACACGGGGGAACCTCAAAGACAGAGATAGACAAAGGCGTCTGATTTTCTTCGATAGCGAAGACAGACGCCTTTTTGTTTTTTAGCGATGGGAAAGCGTTCAGAAACAACGATCTCTCATCTCAACCAGTTAAAAAAAGGAGAAATAACGTGCGCTTTTCTAAAACCAATGATGTTCTGGGAACGGTCAATCGCGGAAATCCGACGGAATCAGGACTGTGCACCCTGTGCCGGGCGGATTGCGAGGGAAAATGCGAAACATGGCTGTCAAGTCTCGTTGGGCGCAAGCTGCTTTATCCGAGAAGCTTCGGTATCGTGACGGCCGGTTCCAACAACACGACCCATGTGGGGGTTTCCTATAATTCATTGCGAATTCAAGGCTATGCCTACGGCGCTCACGGGCTGGGGGAAGGCTTGAGCACGGATCCCGACGACTGTATATTCCCGAACGTCAATCTGACCACCCAATTCGGAAAAGCCGTTAAGACCAAGGTTCGCATGCCGCTCATGACCGGCGCTATGGGGTCGACCTTCGTGGCCCAGAAGTACTGGGACGCATTTGCCATCGGCGGCGCGCTGGTGGGCATCCCGGTCGTCATCGGCGAAAACGTCGTCGGGGTCGACCGGAACTCGGAGATCACGCCTGGAGATGTCCGAAAGGGCAAGATCAAGAGCGCTCCCGAGCTCGAGCGACGGATCGACGGTTATCTCCGATATTTCGACGGATACGGCGCCATCATCGTTCAACTCAACGTGGAAGACACCCGGAACGGCGTTGCGGAATTCGTGGCCGACAAATACGGCGACAAGTGCATCATCGAGCTCAAATGGGGGCAGGGCGCCAAGAACATCGGCGGCGAAATCCAGGTCCGGAGCCTCGATTACGCACTTTTCCTGAAAAACAGGGGTTACATCGTGGATCCGGACCCCACCATTCCCGAAGTTCAGGAAGCTTTTGAGAACGGCTCCATCAAGTCTTTCGCCCGTCACAGCCGGTTGGGCGCCACCAATATGGACACCGTCGATCAGGTCCGAAGGGATTTCATGAGCACCGTTGAATACCTCCGGAGCATCGGTTTCAATCGGATCACGCTTAAAACCGGCTCCTACGGGATGGAAGAACTGGCCATGGCCATCAAGTTCGCCACCGACGCAAAGCTCGATCTGCTCACCATAGACGGTTCCGGCGGCGGCACCGGCATGAGCCCCTGGAACATGATGCAGAGCTGGGGCGTGCCGTCCATCCACCTCCACGCAAAGGCATATGAGTATGCGAGCATTCTGGCCGCAAAAGGCCAAAGCGTTGTGGACATGTCATTTGCCGGGGGGTTTGCAACGGAGGATCACATCTTCAAGGCCCTGGCGCTGGGAGCGCCTTTCACCAAGATGGTCTGCATGGGCAGAGCCGTTATGGTGCCGGGCTTCGTGGGAGCCAACATCGAAGGAGCGCTCTTCCCCGACAGAAGAGGCGCCGTCAACGGCCACTGGTCCGAGCTGCCGAAAACCGTCCAGCGGGTCGGCAACAGCGCCAAGGAAATCTTTGCCGCTTATTTCGACGTCGAAAAGAAGGTGGGCAAGGATGAAATGAAGCACATTCCCTACGGTGCCATCGCCTTCTGCACCCTGGCGGACAAGCTGGCCGGCGGTCTGCAGCAGCTCCTGGCCGGCGCCCGCAAATTTTCCATGTCCCAGATCACGCGGAACGAGATCTTCTCGGCCAACCGGGAAACCGCCCTCGAGATCGGGGTTCCCCACGTGTCCGACATCAACAATGAAAGCGCGAAAAAGATTCTCAATTCCTGAACCAATGCCGGAATAACGGTGTCCCGCGGCGCCTTTCGGAACCCCTCCGGAAGGCGCCGCCAAATCATGGAGAAGGGTCTACGAGGTATAGATGGAGCACTTGCGGGCGGACTGAGCGGCCTCCATCAGGGCCTCCGAAAAGGTCGGATGGCCGTGAACCGTCCGCGCGATGTCTTCCGAACCGGCACCGAATTCCATTGCCAGGACACCCTCGGCGATCATGTCGGCGGCGCGAGGACCCAGGATATGGACCCCGAGAATGCGGTCCGTCTTTGAGTGACAGATCAGTTTGACAAAGCCGTCGGTTTCACCCATGCATCGGGCCCGCCCGGTCCCCGAAAAGGGGTAGGTGCCCACACAATAGGGAATCCGGCGTTCCTTGGCCGTCTCTTCGGTGATGCCGACGGCGGCCGCCTCGGGCCAGGTGTAGATCACGGCGGGAATGGCATCGTAGTTGACCTCTCCCGGTTTTCCCGCCATGTTTTCCACGGCGGCAATGCCCTCGGCAGAGGCTTTGTGAGCCAGAGCGGGTCCGGGGACGAGATCGCCGATAGCGTAGACGGTCTCGGCATCGGTCTGATATCGGCTGTTGACCCGGACGTGACCGGTTCGGGAGTCCGTTCCAACGCCCGCCGCCTCCAGGTTGAGGCCTCGTGTCAGGGGTCTGCGTCCGACGGCCACCAGGACGCGGTCACATTCCAGGGTAGAGGCGCCGTCCTTTCCTTCCACCGCAACCTTTACGGTGCCGTTCGTCACCGTCACCCCGGAGACCCTCGTTTCGAGACGGAAATCCAGCCCCTGCTTTCTCAACATCCGTTCCAGTGACCGGATGATTCGGCCGTCCATCGTCGCTGCAATCTTGGGCAGCATCTCGACAACCGTCACCGCCGACCCCAGCCGCCGCCAGACCGACCCCAATTCCAGACCGACATAGCCCCCGCCCACCACCACCAGGTGCTCAGGTACCGCGTCAAAGGAGAGCGCCCCCGTCGAATCGACAATACGATCGCCGTCGATGGAAATCCCCGGGACTGAAACGGTTTCGCTGCCCGTTGCCAGGAGGATATTTTTGGCGCTCAGGATTTTCGGGCTGCCGTCGTCGACGGTCACGGCGACTTCCCGGGGGCTCTCGAGACGGGCTGTACCATGAAAAACATCGATCTTGTGTCTGTCCAGGAGCTTTTCCACCTGATCGGTCAGGTCGGCCACGACCTTTTCCTTTCGAGCCATCATGACGGCCAGGTCGAAAGAGAGATTGTCAAACCGGATCCCGTGATTTGAAAAATTTTCCTTTGCCTGAATGAAGTGTTCGCTGGAATCGAGCAGGGCCTTGCTGGGAATACACCCGACATTGAGACAAACGCCGCCCAGACGCGCCGCCTTCTCGACGCAGGCGACCTTGAAACCCAGTTGAACCGCCCGTACCGCCGCCACATAACCGCCGGGGCCCGAGCCCACCACCACCAGATCGTATTGTTTTTTCTCCCCCATATCAGACCTCCATCAGCATGCGTTCCGGGTTTTCAATCATCTCCTTGATCCGTTTCAGGAAGGTGACCGCCTCCCGCCCGTCGACGATCCGGTGGTCATAGCTGAGTGCCGTGTACATCATGGGACGGATGACGATTTCGTCGTCCACCACGACCGGTCGTTTCTCGATCCGGTGCATCCCCAGAATGGCGCTTTGCGGTGGGTTTAAAATCGGCGTACTCAGGAGTGACCCGAACACGCCGCCGTTGGTGATGGTAAAGGTCCCCCCCTCGAGGTCGGAGAGTTCCAGTCGGTTTGCCCGGATTTTTTCCACGTAATCGACGATGGCCTGTTCAATGTCGGCAAACCCGAGTCGATCGACGTCTCGGATGACCGGAACAACGAGGCCCTTGGACGATCCCACGGCGATGCCGATATGATAATAGTGGTGAAATACGATGTCGTCGCCGTCGATAAAGGCGTTGATCTGGGGAAACTCGCGAAGGGCCTGAACCGTCGCCTTGAGGAAAAAGGACATGAAGCCCAGGGAGACATCGTATTTTTTCTTGAAGTCCGCCTTGAACATGGAGCGCATCTCCATGCATCGACTCATGTCGATATCGTTGAAGGTGGTCAGCGAAGCGGTATTCTGTTTGGCCGCAAGGAGCCGGGCGGCGATTCGCTTGCGGATGGGGCTCATGGGCTTTCGTTCTATGCCCGGTTCCGCTTCAGGTTTCGCCTCACCGGCCGGCGTGTCGGATGGTTTTTCCGTGGTTGCGGATTTCGCCTCCAGATGCAGCAGGACGTCTCCTTTGGTCATGCGGCCGCCTGGCCCGGTGGCTTCGATCCCGGAGGGATCGAGGTCATGAAGGGCCACCAGACGCCGAACCGACGGAGAGAGATCGAGATCGTCCCGGACAGCATCCGGTCCCGGGTCGGCCCCTTGCTTCCGGGTCGCTTTATCGGTCTTCTCAGCCGTCTCGGTCTTCTCAGCCGTGTCGGTCTTCTCAGCCGTGTCGGTCTTCTCAGCCGTCTCGGTCTTCTCAGCGGTCTCGGTCTTCTCAGCCGTCTCGGACGCCTGGGCGGATTCGCCTTCCGTGATGATTTCACCCACCACCTTGCCGACAGCCACCGTTTCCCCCTCCCGGACCCGAATTTTGAGAACCCCATCCGCCTCGGCCACGACCTCCAGGGTGACCTTGTCCGTTTCGATCACGAAAAGGGGTTCATCCTTTTTCACGGTTTCGCCGTCCGCTTTGTACCACTGGGCCAGAATCGCTTCTTGAACCGATTCCCCGACGCTGGGGATTTTAATCTCTATTGCCATGGCTGCTCCTTCTTCATCTGTTTGACGCAATTTTCGCCTTTCGTAGTGTTGACCGAAAAGCGTTTGAGGCTGACGGAGTCATTCACGGGCATAACCCGCTTCTGCTGAGGGATAAACGCGCCGTTTGTCGCAAGCCCGCCCCTTCAGTTTTCAGCCTGAATCGGGACCATTCTCTGCCGGCGCCGGCGGCTGAACATCGAAAGTTGACTATTCAACTTTCGACTTTCATGATGGTAACCGGAAAGAGGTGCCGGGAGGATACGGCCCGGGCCCCTTCAGCGGTGAGTTTTAGTGCCGCTTAAGCGCCGCGGCGGATCAGCGGCCCGGACTGTTTGAGCGCAGCGAGTTTCCGGGCCGCCCGGAGCAAGCTTTAGCGGCACTTGAACGAAACCGCGTGGGGCGCGGGCCGTATCCTCTCG harbors:
- a CDS encoding helix-turn-helix domain-containing protein, whose translation is MDSSQIRITSGVSELDRLLGGLFIGDNVVWYDDAGSLAGTFCINFIQASQAENKFVIYVSFDRSPNNLLEKLGDLAENPRLTIVDCFTCGKGEGSDIFNRFYKKDRHRRQSCNIVKINEPQAFRQVMAALQNIHKPLQGDVRFVFESLTGMQDLWGGEEAVLKFYTHSCPQLYELNTIAYWIAEKGAHSLRLKAHINQIAQVAVDLSMKRGRSSLTLLKAEKRNPGTVNTPRYYWTDGTQIRFEDQKRASGPIDIGQRLKALRTRQGISQTELARSVGVTPSTISQIESNLIYPSLPALFKIADTLSIKISAFFQEKARQNDPVVFSVTGGVNIRFPNLPKESIQGKLLTPIGSTPRVETSVIEIPEHTVLPAHFYMHKGEEFGYVTAGRLQMEIKQVAYDLSAGDIIYLTAEVPSQWKNPGPGPARLLWLKIR
- a CDS encoding GAF and ANTAR domain-containing protein, giving the protein MKSDTRQSHDEYVKALTDISRAITSDLFLEDLLKLIVMVTANVTGVAICSLWLIEEIDGRPKIRLKATQAIAPEYVKDRSLNLTEGVVGYVATTKRPLIIKNVLKSKRFKEKEMARKLGLISMLSVPLEVKEEKVIGVLNCFTSEPHDFSETEVNLITAVSNQAALAILNAELVVKTKVIQEELETRKIIDRAKEIIMHRRGMKGDEAYRWIQKKSMDSRKSMRQVADAILLSEEFYHT
- a CDS encoding glutamate synthase-related protein, which encodes MRFSKTNDVLGTVNRGNPTESGLCTLCRADCEGKCETWLSSLVGRKLLYPRSFGIVTAGSNNTTHVGVSYNSLRIQGYAYGAHGLGEGLSTDPDDCIFPNVNLTTQFGKAVKTKVRMPLMTGAMGSTFVAQKYWDAFAIGGALVGIPVVIGENVVGVDRNSEITPGDVRKGKIKSAPELERRIDGYLRYFDGYGAIIVQLNVEDTRNGVAEFVADKYGDKCIIELKWGQGAKNIGGEIQVRSLDYALFLKNRGYIVDPDPTIPEVQEAFENGSIKSFARHSRLGATNMDTVDQVRRDFMSTVEYLRSIGFNRITLKTGSYGMEELAMAIKFATDAKLDLLTIDGSGGGTGMSPWNMMQSWGVPSIHLHAKAYEYASILAAKGQSVVDMSFAGGFATEDHIFKALALGAPFTKMVCMGRAVMVPGFVGANIEGALFPDRRGAVNGHWSELPKTVQRVGNSAKEIFAAYFDVEKKVGKDEMKHIPYGAIAFCTLADKLAGGLQQLLAGARKFSMSQITRNEIFSANRETALEIGVPHVSDINNESAKKILNS
- the lpdA gene encoding dihydrolipoyl dehydrogenase, which encodes MGEKKQYDLVVVGSGPGGYVAAVRAVQLGFKVACVEKAARLGGVCLNVGCIPSKALLDSSEHFIQAKENFSNHGIRFDNLSFDLAVMMARKEKVVADLTDQVEKLLDRHKIDVFHGTARLESPREVAVTVDDGSPKILSAKNILLATGSETVSVPGISIDGDRIVDSTGALSFDAVPEHLVVVGGGYVGLELGSVWRRLGSAVTVVEMLPKIAATMDGRIIRSLERMLRKQGLDFRLETRVSGVTVTNGTVKVAVEGKDGASTLECDRVLVAVGRRPLTRGLNLEAAGVGTDSRTGHVRVNSRYQTDAETVYAIGDLVPGPALAHKASAEGIAAVENMAGKPGEVNYDAIPAVIYTWPEAAAVGITEETAKERRIPYCVGTYPFSGTGRARCMGETDGFVKLICHSKTDRILGVHILGPRAADMIAEGVLAMEFGAGSEDIARTVHGHPTFSEALMEAAQSARKCSIYTS
- the odhB gene encoding 2-oxoglutarate dehydrogenase complex dihydrolipoyllysine-residue succinyltransferase, which encodes MAIEIKIPSVGESVQEAILAQWYKADGETVKKDEPLFVIETDKVTLEVVAEADGVLKIRVREGETVAVGKVVGEIITEGESAQASETAEKTETAEKTETAEKTDTAEKTDTAEKTETAEKTDKATRKQGADPGPDAVRDDLDLSPSVRRLVALHDLDPSGIEATGPGGRMTKGDVLLHLEAKSATTEKPSDTPAGEAKPEAEPGIERKPMSPIRKRIAARLLAAKQNTASLTTFNDIDMSRCMEMRSMFKADFKKKYDVSLGFMSFFLKATVQALREFPQINAFIDGDDIVFHHYYHIGIAVGSSKGLVVPVIRDVDRLGFADIEQAIVDYVEKIRANRLELSDLEGGTFTITNGGVFGSLLSTPILNPPQSAILGMHRIEKRPVVVDDEIVIRPMMYTALSYDHRIVDGREAVTFLKRIKEMIENPERMLMEV